A genomic segment from Comamonas terrigena NBRC 13299 encodes:
- a CDS encoding DUF2917 domain-containing protein, which yields MASAHGAEGRLRAELGTPPPPWKPLSLDAAGTVQAVLVPKGRMAVLECQQGRLWLTQQDLLKDKFAEAGQRLYCPGPARLYLGAQGNAPALVRWVLLPQGSHTPA from the coding sequence ATGGCATCCGCACACGGTGCAGAGGGCCGGTTGAGAGCCGAACTTGGCACACCACCGCCCCCCTGGAAGCCACTATCCCTGGACGCAGCCGGCACGGTGCAGGCGGTGCTCGTCCCGAAAGGCCGGATGGCGGTACTGGAATGCCAGCAGGGCCGCCTGTGGCTCACGCAACAGGACCTGCTAAAGGATAAGTTTGCCGAAGCCGGCCAGCGCCTGTACTGCCCCGGCCCTGCCCGGCTGTACCTGGGTGCGCAAGGCAATGCGCCGGCCCTGGTGCGCTGGGTGCTGCTGCCCCAGGGCAGCCATACCCCGGCATAA
- the hisA gene encoding 1-(5-phosphoribosyl)-5-[(5-phosphoribosylamino)methylideneamino]imidazole-4-carboxamide isomerase — protein MLLIPAIDLKDGHCVRLIQGDMDQSTTFGEDPAAMAAKWLEAGARRLHLVDLNGAFAGQPKNLGAIKSILKEVNGEIPVQLGGGIRDLDTIERYIDLGIEYLIIGTAAVKNPGFLQDACSAFAGHIIVGLDAKDGKVAIDGWSKLTGQDVISTAKRFEDWGVESIIYTDIGRDGMLTGINVDATVKLAQALKIPVIASGGLAGMADIEALCAVQKEGVEGVICGRAIYTGDLDFAAGQDRADELTDAQDA, from the coding sequence ATGCTGCTCATTCCTGCCATCGACCTCAAGGACGGCCACTGCGTACGCCTCATCCAGGGTGATATGGACCAATCCACCACGTTCGGGGAAGACCCCGCCGCCATGGCCGCCAAATGGCTGGAAGCGGGCGCGCGCCGCCTGCACCTGGTGGATTTGAACGGCGCGTTCGCGGGCCAGCCCAAGAACCTGGGGGCCATCAAGAGCATCCTGAAAGAGGTGAACGGTGAGATCCCGGTGCAGCTGGGCGGCGGTATCCGCGATCTGGACACCATCGAGCGCTACATCGATCTGGGCATCGAGTACCTGATCATCGGCACGGCGGCGGTGAAGAACCCCGGCTTCCTGCAGGACGCCTGCAGCGCCTTTGCGGGCCACATCATCGTGGGCCTGGACGCCAAGGACGGCAAGGTCGCCATCGACGGCTGGAGCAAGCTGACCGGCCAGGATGTGATCTCGACGGCCAAGCGCTTCGAAGACTGGGGTGTGGAGTCCATCATTTATACCGACATCGGCCGGGACGGCATGCTGACCGGCATCAATGTGGATGCCACCGTCAAGCTGGCCCAGGCATTGAAGATTCCCGTCATCGCCTCTGGCGGTCTGGCCGGCATGGCCGACATCGAAGCACTGTGCGCGGTCCAGAAGGAAGGCGTCGAAGGCGTGATCTGCGGCCGTGCCATTTATACCGGTGATCTGGACTTTGCCGCCGGGCAGGACCGTGCCGACGAACTGACCGACGCCCAGGACGCCTGA
- a CDS encoding PIN domain-containing protein yields MNPVFVDTSVLIAAEDVAGGPLYAATLAWLDVLWRTRSGRTGNQALVEFYDQVTTAAVPLPQGDARAAIRRYQTWTPWKTDAATLETAWAVQARHQLDFGDCLAVACAQHSGCSQMLSLHLPHGAEFGGVTVVHPLRQPAPGLEGA; encoded by the coding sequence ATGAACCCGGTGTTTGTCGATACCTCGGTGCTGATTGCCGCCGAAGACGTGGCCGGCGGCCCGTTGTACGCGGCCACGCTGGCCTGGCTGGACGTGCTGTGGCGCACGCGCAGCGGTCGTACCGGCAACCAGGCCTTGGTCGAGTTCTATGACCAGGTCACCACCGCCGCCGTGCCGCTGCCCCAGGGCGATGCGCGTGCCGCCATCCGCCGCTACCAGACCTGGACGCCATGGAAGACCGATGCGGCCACGCTGGAAACGGCCTGGGCCGTGCAGGCCCGCCACCAGCTGGATTTCGGCGATTGCCTGGCCGTGGCCTGTGCCCAGCACAGCGGCTGCAGCCAGATGCTGAGCCTGCACCTGCCCCATGGTGCCGAATTTGGCGGCGTGACCGTGGTGCACCCGCTGCGGCAACCCGCTCCCGGATTGGAAGGAGCCTGA
- the hisB gene encoding imidazoleglycerol-phosphate dehydratase HisB yields MSNALVPSTVSDDGTARIAEVQRNTAETRVHVRVDLDGTGKASLHSGIGFLDHMLDQIARHALVDLHIECEGDLHIDGHHTVEDIGITLGQAFAKAIGDKKGIRRYGHAYVPLDEALSRVVIDFSGRPGLHMDCKFTAGSIGQLDTQLVFEFFQGFVNHAGVTLHIDNLKGFNAHHQCETIFKAFARALRFALERDPRMAGVIPSTKGSL; encoded by the coding sequence ATGAGCAACGCACTCGTCCCCTCCACCGTGTCCGACGATGGCACCGCCCGCATTGCGGAAGTGCAACGCAATACCGCCGAAACCCGCGTGCATGTGCGCGTCGATCTGGACGGCACGGGCAAGGCCAGCCTGCATTCCGGCATCGGCTTTCTGGACCACATGCTGGACCAGATTGCGCGCCACGCGCTGGTCGATCTGCACATCGAATGCGAAGGCGATCTGCACATCGACGGCCACCACACGGTGGAAGACATCGGCATCACCCTGGGCCAGGCCTTTGCCAAGGCCATTGGCGACAAGAAAGGCATCCGCCGCTACGGCCACGCCTATGTGCCGCTGGATGAAGCCTTGAGCCGCGTGGTGATCGACTTCTCCGGCCGTCCCGGCCTGCACATGGACTGCAAGTTCACCGCCGGCAGCATCGGCCAGCTCGATACCCAGCTGGTGTTCGAGTTTTTCCAGGGCTTTGTGAACCACGCCGGTGTCACACTGCACATCGACAATCTCAAGGGCTTCAATGCCCACCACCAGTGCGAGACCATCTTCAAGGCCTTCGCCCGGGCGCTGCGCTTTGCGCTGGAACGCGATCCGCGCATGGCCGGGGTGATTCCCTCCACCAAGGGATCGCTGTAA
- a CDS encoding DUF2167 domain-containing protein, whose translation MKSFLLLLWLLPTLVFAQGPAPQPTEAEKRYQEIVNLQWQHGPSKASIGSNASIEIPKNHAFLDAANTRKFLELNGNPPHDNNYTLAPDNLDWFTILEFAETGYITDDDKIDSDALMKAIKEGDVSSNEARKSLKMEAIYTDGWVIPPHYDEKTKQLEWGIQLHSDSGQKNINYTSRILGREGFMNAILVADHDMLDQNITSFKQALAGFSYNPGKTYAEFLPGDKVAGYGLTGLILGGAAAVATKKGFWAAIAGAAAAFWKVIVAAVIAALAGIASIFKKKQ comes from the coding sequence ATGAAAAGTTTTTTGCTGCTTCTCTGGCTGCTTCCAACTCTGGTATTCGCCCAAGGTCCAGCCCCGCAACCCACCGAGGCCGAGAAAAGATACCAGGAAATTGTCAATTTGCAATGGCAACATGGGCCGTCCAAGGCAAGCATCGGCAGCAATGCGTCGATTGAGATCCCGAAAAATCATGCATTCCTGGATGCAGCCAACACCCGTAAATTCCTGGAACTCAACGGCAATCCCCCGCACGACAACAATTACACCCTTGCCCCCGACAACCTGGACTGGTTTACCATTCTCGAATTTGCGGAAACGGGATACATCACGGACGATGACAAGATTGACTCCGACGCTCTGATGAAGGCCATTAAAGAAGGAGATGTTTCCAGTAACGAGGCACGAAAAAGTCTCAAGATGGAAGCCATCTATACCGATGGCTGGGTCATCCCGCCGCATTACGATGAAAAGACCAAACAGCTGGAATGGGGCATACAGCTGCATTCAGATTCCGGACAGAAGAATATCAATTACACCAGCCGGATTCTGGGTCGGGAAGGCTTCATGAATGCCATTCTGGTCGCGGACCACGATATGCTGGACCAGAACATCACCAGCTTCAAGCAGGCACTGGCTGGTTTTTCCTACAACCCGGGCAAAACCTATGCCGAGTTCTTGCCAGGTGACAAGGTGGCCGGATATGGACTCACAGGTTTGATTCTGGGTGGCGCCGCCGCCGTGGCCACCAAGAAAGGTTTCTGGGCAGCGATTGCAGGCGCTGCCGCCGCTTTCTGGAAAGTGATTGTCGCGGCGGTCATTGCGGCCTTGGCAGGCATTGCGAGCATCTTCAAGAAGAAGCAATGA
- a CDS encoding DUF6364 family protein, translating to MKNLTITVDDSVLEWARVEAARRGTSVSRMVGDFMAEMMQREDAYERAYLAWRTDERSWQAGPAAVAAASAQVRRASARRAGDPQDLNSGAAA from the coding sequence ATGAAGAACCTCACCATCACCGTTGACGACAGCGTGCTCGAATGGGCGCGGGTGGAAGCGGCCCGGCGCGGCACCAGCGTCTCGCGCATGGTGGGAGACTTCATGGCCGAGATGATGCAGCGCGAGGACGCGTACGAACGGGCCTACCTGGCCTGGCGCACGGACGAGCGCAGCTGGCAGGCCGGTCCGGCAGCGGTGGCTGCAGCCAGCGCCCAGGTGCGCCGCGCCAGTGCCCGGCGCGCCGGTGATCCCCAAGACCTGAATTCCGGAGCGGCGGCATGA
- the hisC gene encoding histidinol-phosphate transaminase, whose amino-acid sequence MTPPDNQTRALQRIRADVRAMSAYHVQPAQGLLKMDTMENPYRLPAALQQQLGAHLGSLEINRYPGERLEVLKQMLADYAGAPAGTAVLLGNGSDEIITLLALATAQPSEGGRATMLAPMPGFVMYPLSAKLQGLDFVGVDLTADFDLDVPAMLQAIAAHRPAITYIAYPNNPTATLWAEDKVQAVIDAVAAVGGLVVMDEAYQPFASRSWITRMQADPARNAHVLLMRTLSKFGLAGARLGYLIGPSALVNEIDKVRPPYNISVLNCETAIFALQHESLYAEQAAAIRAERQPLIDALAALPGVATVWPSEANMVLLRVRDAAHAQAQMKARGVLVKNVSAMHPLLANCLRLTVGTAQENAQMLAALKESL is encoded by the coding sequence ATGACCCCACCAGACAACCAAACCCGCGCCCTGCAGCGCATCCGTGCCGATGTGCGTGCCATGTCGGCCTACCATGTCCAGCCCGCCCAAGGCCTGCTGAAGATGGACACCATGGAGAACCCCTACCGTCTGCCAGCCGCGCTGCAGCAGCAACTGGGGGCGCACCTGGGCAGCCTGGAAATCAACCGCTATCCCGGCGAGCGCCTGGAGGTGCTCAAGCAGATGCTGGCCGACTACGCCGGAGCCCCGGCCGGAACGGCGGTGCTGCTGGGCAATGGCTCGGATGAAATCATCACCTTGCTGGCGCTGGCCACGGCCCAGCCGAGCGAAGGTGGTCGCGCCACCATGCTCGCGCCCATGCCCGGCTTTGTGATGTACCCCCTGAGTGCCAAGCTGCAAGGGCTGGACTTTGTCGGCGTGGACCTGACGGCAGACTTTGACCTGGATGTGCCCGCCATGCTGCAGGCCATTGCCGCCCACCGGCCCGCCATCACCTATATCGCCTACCCCAACAACCCGACGGCCACACTGTGGGCCGAGGACAAGGTCCAGGCCGTCATCGACGCGGTGGCCGCTGTGGGCGGTCTGGTGGTGATGGACGAGGCCTACCAGCCTTTTGCCAGCCGCAGCTGGATCACGCGCATGCAGGCCGATCCGGCCCGCAATGCCCATGTGCTGCTGATGCGCACGCTCAGCAAGTTCGGTCTGGCCGGCGCGCGCCTGGGCTATCTGATCGGCCCGTCCGCCCTGGTGAACGAGATCGACAAGGTGCGCCCGCCTTACAACATCAGCGTACTCAACTGCGAAACGGCGATTTTTGCGTTGCAGCATGAATCGCTGTATGCCGAACAGGCGGCGGCCATCCGCGCCGAACGCCAGCCGCTGATCGATGCCCTGGCGGCGTTGCCCGGCGTAGCCACGGTCTGGCCGTCCGAAGCGAATATGGTGCTGCTGCGGGTGCGCGATGCCGCCCACGCCCAGGCCCAGATGAAGGCGCGGGGCGTGCTGGTGAAGAATGTCTCGGCCATGCACCCGCTGCTGGCCAACTGCCTGCGCCTGACCGTAGGCACCGCCCAAGAAAATGCCCAGATGCTGGCTGCCCTGAAGGAATCACTATGA
- a CDS encoding D-hexose-6-phosphate mutarotase: MSEFPRAERMVWRGLACTRLGLPNGDSAVVSDFGAQVLSWEAQGQERLFLSPRAVLDGSAPIRGGIPVCFPQFNQRGPLPKHGLVRRTPWHYLGAEVQEGSISASWCWDAEPSLHADFPHGLRAVLQVQLTPAGLRVQLQATNTGSTALAFTGALHSYLAVHDAETARLQGLEGQAFWDAARGFVPAVQDGSVVLGEEVDRVYARSRAALQLHGRHGVLDIAQDGAWPETVVWNPGPALCAQLGDMAADSWRQMLCVEAALVNQPQALAPGASWQASQHFQVR, translated from the coding sequence ATGAGCGAGTTCCCGCGTGCCGAGCGCATGGTGTGGCGCGGGCTGGCCTGCACGCGCCTGGGCTTGCCCAACGGTGACAGTGCCGTGGTCTCGGACTTCGGCGCCCAGGTGCTGTCCTGGGAGGCGCAAGGGCAGGAGCGCCTGTTCCTCAGCCCGCGTGCCGTGCTGGACGGCAGTGCCCCCATCCGCGGCGGTATTCCGGTGTGTTTTCCCCAGTTCAACCAGCGTGGCCCCTTGCCCAAGCATGGCCTGGTGCGGCGGACCCCCTGGCACTACCTGGGCGCCGAAGTGCAAGAGGGATCTATCTCTGCCAGCTGGTGCTGGGACGCGGAGCCATCGCTGCACGCAGATTTTCCGCACGGCCTGCGTGCCGTGCTGCAGGTACAGCTGACGCCCGCCGGTCTGCGGGTGCAACTGCAGGCTACCAATACCGGCTCCACGGCGTTGGCTTTCACCGGTGCATTGCACAGCTATCTGGCCGTGCACGACGCCGAGACGGCGCGGCTGCAAGGGCTGGAGGGCCAGGCGTTCTGGGATGCCGCACGCGGCTTTGTACCTGCGGTGCAGGACGGCAGCGTGGTGCTGGGTGAAGAGGTGGACCGGGTCTATGCGCGCAGCCGTGCGGCATTGCAGCTGCATGGCCGGCACGGGGTGCTGGACATTGCCCAGGATGGTGCCTGGCCCGAAACCGTGGTCTGGAATCCCGGTCCGGCGCTGTGTGCCCAGCTCGGGGACATGGCGGCGGACAGCTGGCGCCAGATGCTGTGTGTCGAAGCGGCCTTGGTCAACCAGCCGCAGGCGCTGGCACCGGGTGCCAGCTGGCAGGCCAGCCAGCATTTCCAGGTGAGATAG
- the pelG gene encoding exopolysaccharide Pel transporter PelG — translation MAGIGFELRRLLRKNTLLSLVQTYAYASVIGSGPWVFSIVGILLMGLLSVGLVAPPFLVTQFQTSVTYLVAFSLIWTGLAQLAFTRFISDRLFEKRAEMVLPNLHGLLLLVLGSASLIGIAACFTLLSGQSMLYRMLMLSGFALLCGIWILTVLLSGMKRYKAITVLFAVSYTLIVLISLVLRYYGLEGLLGSFVIGHLLLFCGMWVLVLREFNPHRRLIAFDFLQPKSLYGTLVLTGFLYNLGIWADKLMFWAYPDTSQVIIGGLRASLIYDIPVFLSYLSIIPGMAVFLVRIETDFVEYYDKFFTAVRQGGSLEEIDTMRDEMAYAIQSGLGEIAKIQTLAVLVTFVAGPAVLRLLGISELYLPLLHVQVVGAALQVGLMAVLNVFFYLDERRIVVWLCVELLVLNILLTALSLELGAAFYGYGFAGAMLITLCTGLHLLSREIGRLEYKTFMLQ, via the coding sequence ATGGCCGGTATCGGTTTTGAACTGCGCCGCCTGCTGCGCAAGAACACCCTGCTCAGTCTGGTACAGACCTACGCCTATGCCAGCGTGATCGGCTCCGGCCCCTGGGTGTTCTCCATCGTCGGCATTCTGCTGATGGGTCTGCTCAGCGTGGGCCTGGTCGCTCCGCCGTTTCTGGTAACCCAGTTCCAGACATCCGTCACCTACCTGGTGGCGTTCAGTCTCATCTGGACCGGGCTGGCCCAGCTGGCCTTCACCCGCTTCATCTCCGACCGCCTGTTCGAGAAGCGCGCGGAAATGGTGCTGCCCAATCTCCATGGCCTGCTGCTGCTGGTGCTGGGCAGTGCAAGCCTCATTGGGATCGCGGCCTGCTTCACGCTGCTGTCCGGGCAAAGCATGCTCTACCGCATGCTGATGCTGTCGGGATTCGCCTTGCTGTGCGGCATCTGGATTCTGACGGTGCTGCTGTCCGGCATGAAACGCTACAAGGCCATCACCGTGCTGTTTGCGGTGAGCTACACGCTGATTGTGCTGATCTCCCTGGTGCTGCGCTATTACGGCCTGGAAGGTCTGCTGGGCAGCTTTGTGATCGGGCATCTGCTGCTGTTTTGCGGCATGTGGGTGCTGGTACTCAGGGAGTTCAATCCCCACCGCCGCCTGATTGCCTTTGATTTTCTGCAGCCGAAATCGCTGTACGGCACCCTGGTGCTGACCGGCTTTCTCTACAACCTGGGCATCTGGGCCGACAAGCTGATGTTCTGGGCCTATCCCGACACCTCCCAGGTGATCATTGGCGGGCTGCGCGCGTCACTGATCTACGACATTCCGGTGTTCCTGTCCTACCTCTCCATCATCCCCGGCATGGCCGTGTTCCTGGTCCGTATCGAGACCGACTTTGTGGAGTACTACGACAAATTCTTCACGGCCGTGCGCCAGGGCGGCTCCCTGGAAGAAATCGACACCATGCGCGACGAAATGGCCTATGCCATCCAGAGCGGCCTGGGCGAAATCGCCAAGATCCAGACCCTGGCCGTGCTGGTGACCTTTGTCGCCGGACCGGCAGTCTTGCGCCTGCTGGGCATTTCCGAGCTCTACCTGCCCCTGCTGCATGTGCAGGTGGTGGGGGCTGCGCTGCAGGTGGGGCTGATGGCCGTGCTGAACGTGTTTTTCTACCTGGATGAACGCCGCATCGTGGTCTGGCTTTGCGTGGAGCTGCTGGTGCTGAACATTCTGCTCACGGCGCTGTCGCTGGAGTTGGGGGCAGCCTTCTACGGCTACGGCTTTGCGGGCGCCATGCTGATCACGCTGTGTACCGGCTTGCACCTGCTGTCCCGCGAAATCGGGCGGCTGGAATATAAAACCTTCATGCTGCAATAA
- a CDS encoding PLP-dependent aminotransferase family protein — MDSVASLPLYLQIAEPLAQCIRQGTLARGDKLPSVRALARQHGVAQTTVVQAFHWLEDARLITARPRSGFYVAARPAQLPEPSTVQPLRRPRALSKDWLGQRVLGRKQPEGMLSFSSGTPGPDLLHTDRVRRAVTRAVQQHRHLLSTYPDASGHEDARRALARYAVGLGCSLDPERIVITGGCMDSVALCLRAVTQPGDVVALESPTHFSFLEVLQALQLKALEIPTHPRHGLSVDALQLALDTQPVKALLLVPTLSNPLGCCMPQAERKRLVQLAAQHGLPVIEDAIYADLAEGDAMRRTLKSYDSSGQVMLCHSFSKTLAPGLRLGWLEAGRWTAQVRHIKEMQAGGQSAVLELALADLITQTGHHAAMRQLRAAIAVRVDQARQVIAGHFPAGTRVSDPPGGLLLWLELPQGVGAVQLHEACLAEQILIPPGRLFGAAGRFPQGVRIGLGGDWTAQHLDALRRVGEMAQQLLRRAATV, encoded by the coding sequence ATGGATTCCGTTGCCTCTCTTCCTCTGTATCTGCAGATTGCCGAACCCCTGGCCCAGTGCATACGCCAGGGCACCCTGGCGCGCGGCGACAAGCTGCCTTCGGTGCGGGCGCTGGCCCGCCAGCATGGCGTGGCACAGACCACGGTGGTGCAGGCATTTCACTGGCTGGAAGATGCGCGGCTGATCACGGCCCGCCCGCGCTCGGGCTTCTATGTGGCGGCGCGCCCAGCACAGCTGCCGGAGCCCAGCACGGTCCAGCCCCTGCGCCGGCCTCGCGCGCTGTCCAAGGACTGGCTGGGCCAGCGCGTGCTGGGGCGCAAGCAGCCCGAAGGCATGCTGTCGTTCAGCAGCGGCACACCGGGGCCGGACTTGCTGCATACCGACCGCGTGCGCCGGGCCGTCACGCGTGCCGTGCAGCAGCACCGCCATCTGCTGTCCACCTACCCGGATGCCAGTGGCCATGAAGACGCACGCCGCGCCCTGGCCCGCTATGCGGTGGGCCTGGGGTGCAGCCTGGACCCGGAGCGCATCGTCATCACCGGGGGCTGCATGGACAGCGTGGCTCTGTGCCTGCGTGCGGTGACCCAGCCGGGCGATGTGGTGGCGCTGGAGTCTCCCACGCATTTTTCGTTTCTGGAGGTGCTGCAGGCGCTGCAACTCAAGGCCCTGGAGATTCCCACGCATCCACGCCATGGCCTGTCGGTGGATGCACTGCAACTGGCGCTCGATACCCAGCCGGTCAAGGCCCTGCTGCTGGTGCCCACCCTCAGCAATCCGCTGGGCTGCTGCATGCCGCAGGCCGAGCGCAAACGCCTGGTGCAACTGGCGGCGCAGCATGGGCTGCCCGTGATCGAAGACGCCATCTATGCCGACCTGGCCGAGGGCGATGCCATGCGCCGCACGCTCAAATCCTATGACAGCAGCGGCCAGGTGATGCTGTGCCATTCGTTTTCCAAGACGCTGGCGCCGGGCCTGCGCCTGGGCTGGCTGGAGGCCGGCCGCTGGACGGCGCAGGTGCGCCACATCAAGGAAATGCAGGCCGGAGGACAGTCTGCCGTGCTGGAGCTGGCGCTGGCCGATCTGATCACCCAGACCGGCCACCATGCCGCCATGCGACAGTTGCGCGCAGCCATTGCGGTGCGGGTGGACCAGGCGCGGCAGGTGATTGCCGGGCATTTTCCTGCGGGGACCCGCGTCAGCGATCCGCCCGGCGGGCTGCTGCTGTGGCTGGAGCTGCCGCAGGGCGTGGGGGCCGTGCAGCTGCACGAAGCCTGTCTGGCCGAGCAGATCCTGATCCCGCCCGGACGGTTGTTCGGTGCGGCTGGGCGCTTTCCGCAGGGGGTGCGCATCGGCCTGGGAGGGGACTGGACCGCACAGCATCTGGATGCCTTGCGGCGGGTGGGCGAGATGGCCCAGCAGCTGCTGCGCAGAGCGGCTACTGTGTGA
- the hisH gene encoding imidazole glycerol phosphate synthase subunit HisH has product MNALNNTVAVVDYGMGNLRSVSQAVMAAAADSAVRVVVTQDPAEVRAASRVVLPGQGAMRDCMAALRDSGMEQAVREAAASKPLFGVCVGMQMLLDHSEEGDTPGLGLIAGTVQRFALEGRTQADGSRFKVPQMGWNQVQPQAPGGQRHPVWGDTPDGAYFYFVHSFYARPAQAAHCASLTDYGGLFASAVARDNIFATQFHPEKSADQGLALYRNFLAWKP; this is encoded by the coding sequence ATGAATGCTTTGAACAACACCGTGGCCGTGGTCGATTACGGCATGGGCAATCTGCGTTCCGTCTCGCAGGCGGTCATGGCCGCTGCGGCGGATTCCGCCGTGCGCGTGGTGGTCACCCAGGATCCGGCCGAAGTGCGCGCGGCCAGCCGCGTCGTGCTACCCGGCCAGGGCGCCATGCGCGATTGCATGGCAGCGCTGCGCGATTCGGGCATGGAGCAGGCCGTGCGCGAAGCCGCCGCCAGCAAACCGCTGTTCGGTGTGTGCGTGGGCATGCAGATGCTGCTGGACCACAGCGAAGAGGGGGACACCCCGGGTCTGGGCCTGATTGCCGGCACCGTGCAGCGCTTTGCGCTGGAAGGCCGCACCCAGGCCGACGGCAGCCGCTTCAAGGTGCCGCAGATGGGCTGGAACCAGGTCCAGCCCCAGGCCCCCGGAGGCCAGCGCCACCCCGTCTGGGGCGATACGCCCGACGGCGCCTACTTCTATTTTGTGCACAGTTTCTATGCCCGGCCGGCACAGGCGGCGCATTGCGCATCGTTGACCGACTACGGTGGGCTTTTCGCATCGGCCGTGGCCCGCGATAATATTTTCGCCACCCAGTTCCATCCGGAAAAGAGCGCCGACCAGGGCCTGGCCCTGTACCGCAACTTCCTGGCCTGGAAGCCCTGA
- the pelF gene encoding GT4 family glycosyltransferase PelF, producing the protein MTLPKATEADIALLLEGTYPYISGGVSSWIHQMIQAYPQYRFALIFIGSRADDYAGLRYQLPSNVVHIEEHYLYEHLQADFIPSARPGHSQAFAKAQVLIDALGRHATGMASTEEVVDAIRTVTKEIMPGGQIPLDDFLYSEGAWELIRKSYEDYCTDPSFVDYFWTVRIMFQPLWIMARVARSMLPVRMVHSASTGYAGFLGALVHDTRGIPFVLSEHGIYTKERQIDLLKSDWIRDNRNIFQRNASEVSHFRKMWISLFEWMGRYCYAAANPIVALYETNRQRQIHDGAPKERTLNIPNGIRIAQFAAGRRPEGAPVPPVICLLGRVVPIKDIKTLIRAMRRVVNQYPEAQAWIVGPADEDELYAQECRDLVESLGLQQQVKFLGFQKTADILSQAGILVLSSISEALPLVVLEAYAAGIPVVTTDVGSCRQLVEGLDGEDKALGPSGRVVGIASPRSLADAMLELLTDTAAWQAASRSAVARVERFYTDTRMFDSYRKIYEDALASRKEAR; encoded by the coding sequence ATGACGTTGCCCAAAGCCACAGAGGCCGACATTGCGCTCCTGCTAGAGGGCACCTACCCCTATATCAGCGGCGGCGTGTCCAGCTGGATCCACCAGATGATCCAGGCCTATCCGCAATACCGTTTTGCGCTGATCTTCATCGGCAGCCGCGCCGATGACTATGCGGGCCTGCGCTACCAGCTGCCCTCGAACGTGGTGCACATCGAAGAGCACTATCTCTACGAGCACCTCCAGGCAGATTTCATTCCATCCGCTCGCCCAGGCCACTCCCAGGCCTTTGCCAAGGCCCAGGTGCTGATCGATGCACTCGGCCGCCACGCCACCGGCATGGCCTCCACGGAAGAGGTCGTCGACGCCATCCGCACGGTCACCAAGGAAATCATGCCTGGCGGACAGATCCCGCTGGATGATTTTCTCTACAGCGAAGGCGCATGGGAGCTGATCCGCAAGAGCTACGAAGACTATTGCACCGACCCCTCGTTCGTGGACTATTTCTGGACCGTGCGCATCATGTTCCAGCCCCTGTGGATCATGGCGCGGGTGGCCCGGTCCATGCTGCCGGTTCGCATGGTGCACAGTGCCTCCACAGGCTATGCCGGTTTTCTGGGCGCCCTGGTCCATGACACCCGCGGCATTCCTTTCGTGCTGTCCGAGCACGGCATCTACACCAAGGAACGGCAGATCGACCTGCTCAAGAGCGACTGGATTCGCGACAACCGCAACATCTTCCAGCGCAACGCCAGCGAAGTCTCCCACTTCCGCAAGATGTGGATCAGCCTGTTTGAGTGGATGGGACGCTATTGCTACGCAGCGGCCAACCCCATCGTCGCGCTGTACGAGACCAACCGGCAGCGCCAGATCCACGATGGCGCTCCCAAGGAACGCACGCTCAACATTCCCAACGGCATTCGCATTGCCCAGTTTGCCGCCGGCCGGCGGCCGGAAGGCGCGCCCGTCCCGCCCGTGATCTGTCTGCTGGGACGGGTCGTGCCCATCAAGGACATCAAGACCCTGATCCGTGCCATGCGCCGCGTCGTCAACCAGTACCCGGAGGCCCAGGCCTGGATCGTCGGGCCTGCGGACGAAGACGAACTCTATGCCCAGGAATGCCGCGATCTGGTCGAAAGCCTGGGCCTGCAGCAGCAGGTGAAGTTCCTGGGCTTCCAGAAGACCGCAGACATCCTGTCCCAGGCCGGCATCCTGGTGCTCTCTTCCATCAGCGAAGCATTGCCACTGGTGGTGCTGGAAGCCTATGCCGCCGGCATTCCGGTGGTCACCACCGATGTGGGCTCCTGCCGTCAGCTGGTGGAAGGGCTGGATGGCGAAGACAAGGCCCTGGGGCCCAGTGGGCGTGTCGTCGGCATCGCCTCCCCGCGGAGCCTGGCCGATGCCATGCTGGAACTGCTCACCGATACCGCCGCCTGGCAAGCGGCCAGCCGAAGCGCTGTCGCCCGCGTGGAACGGTTCTACACCGACACCCGCATGTTCGACAGCTACCGCAAGATCTATGAGGATGCCCTGGCATCCCGGAAGGAGGCACGCTGA